One Megalops cyprinoides isolate fMegCyp1 chromosome 4, fMegCyp1.pri, whole genome shotgun sequence genomic window carries:
- the dgcr6 gene encoding protein DGCR6 isoform X2, protein MEGYPGAYDEHTDSTKQQERHYYLLSELQALVKDLPSSFQQRLSYTTLSDLALALIDGTVYEIVQGLLDIQHLTEKNLYNQRQKLHSEHRALKQELVRKHKEALLTCKTHNLAVLRTNQQAETEALEQRVREEQRMMDEKIVVEMDQKVVDQQTTLEKELMMQMNLLELILKLQQKEAQSGNPS, encoded by the exons ATGGAGGGCTATCCGGGCGCCTACGACGAACACACCGACTCCACAAAACAGCAAGAGAGGCATTACTACCTCCTATCTGAGCTGCAGGCGCTTGTCAAAGACTTGCCCAG CTCCTTTCAGCAGCGTTTGTCCTACACCACGCTAAGTGACCTGGCTTTAGCCTTGATAGATGGAACGGTGTATGAGATCGTCCAGGGCCTGCTTGACATCCAGCACCTGACTGAGAAAAACCTGTACAATCAGAGACAGAAGCTTCACAGTGAGCACAGAG ctCTGAAGCAGGAGTTAGTTCGGAAGCACAAAGAAGCACTCCTGACTTGCAAAACGCACAACTTGGCAGTTCTGAGAACGAACCAGCAGGCGGAGACAGAG gCCCTGGAACAGCgggtgagagaggagcagaggatGATGGATGAGAAGATCGTGGTGGAGATGGACCAGAAGGTCGTGGACCAGCAGACCACCTTGGAGAAG GAGCTGATGATGCAGATGAATCTGCTGGAGCTGATCCTCAAACTGCAGCAGAAGGAGGCTCAGTCTGGAAACCCGTCCTGA
- the dgcr6 gene encoding protein DGCR6 isoform X1 gives MEGYPGAYDEHTDSTKQQERHYYLLSELQALVKDLPSSFQQRLSYTTLSDLALALIDGTVYEIVQGLLDIQHLTEKNLYNQRQKLHSEHRALKQELVRKHKEALLTCKTHNLAVLRTNQQAETEALEQRVREEQRMMDEKIVVEMDQKVVDQQTTLEKAGVPGFYITTNPQELMMQMNLLELILKLQQKEAQSGNPS, from the exons ATGGAGGGCTATCCGGGCGCCTACGACGAACACACCGACTCCACAAAACAGCAAGAGAGGCATTACTACCTCCTATCTGAGCTGCAGGCGCTTGTCAAAGACTTGCCCAG CTCCTTTCAGCAGCGTTTGTCCTACACCACGCTAAGTGACCTGGCTTTAGCCTTGATAGATGGAACGGTGTATGAGATCGTCCAGGGCCTGCTTGACATCCAGCACCTGACTGAGAAAAACCTGTACAATCAGAGACAGAAGCTTCACAGTGAGCACAGAG ctCTGAAGCAGGAGTTAGTTCGGAAGCACAAAGAAGCACTCCTGACTTGCAAAACGCACAACTTGGCAGTTCTGAGAACGAACCAGCAGGCGGAGACAGAG gCCCTGGAACAGCgggtgagagaggagcagaggatGATGGATGAGAAGATCGTGGTGGAGATGGACCAGAAGGTCGTGGACCAGCAGACCACCTTGGAGAAGGCAGGCGTCCCAGGCTTCTACATCACCACCAATCCCCAG GAGCTGATGATGCAGATGAATCTGCTGGAGCTGATCCTCAAACTGCAGCAGAAGGAGGCTCAGTCTGGAAACCCGTCCTGA